A part of Streptomyces sp. DSM 40750 genomic DNA contains:
- a CDS encoding SpoIIE family protein phosphatase, with translation MIPLSVAWDDIGGLVDAHERFLAGARVDSDVRDPVLDSWKRCRSAGLEPHRLLIPYAPDLAMEDPFLRAADPVLRQLTASLAKVSMTVVLCDSQARMVQRHGGDRELLARLDEVNFAPGFCASEAAAGTNGVGTALTERQPVYVLGREHFADCLSPFACAGAPVRNPLSGRVEAVLDLTCLRDDGDPTMLRLVREAAHDIEAGLLEQATERERALLAAYRRAAAGADNWPSQPEHPPWAHGHDGQYGETLGRVDLAVLREKAEELIASPHRTLDEVTLSDGRVATLLRRPIMGAAGETGVVVEARVLGGPHLRHVEPTTPSTPLTPPPPVTPAGQPPTTPTAASPAPFTTTPPPTVVLRTLVPPSPHPPTHPPLLRPIPYGTDGTDGTDGTDRTDRTDGAAAPAPPPDSAADAWLLLIGEPGVGRLAVLARRRLELLHDAGVRIGTTLDVTRTAEELAEVTVPRFADFAAVDLPDSVLLGDEPEPLGAGMSLRRVALCAVHEESHLYEVGDPVRYVPSTPQARSWETGRSVLEPVLAEAGGWLAQDPARLEQALAAGIHSLITVPLRARGATLGVVSFYRSEQPAPFEDDDLSLAQELVGRAAICIDNARRYTREHNTALALQRSLLPRGRSEQSAVEVAYRYLPAQAGVGGDWFDVIPLSGARVALVVGDVVGHGLHAAATMGRLRTAVHNFCALDLPPDELLTHLDDLVGRLDRGEGWAVENTHQDSGIIGATCLYAVYDPVSRRCTLARAGHPLPAVVGPDGMVDFVDLPSGPPLGLGGMPFETAELELAEGSQLILYTDGLVEDRHRDIDTGLDQLRTVLARADRTPEDTCEAVLDALLPARPSDDVALLVARTHALGPERVAQFELPSDPAVVSRARVAVTGQLAAWGLDELAFTTELVASELVTNAIRHATGPVQLRLLRDRALICEVYDGSGTSPRLRRARTEDEDGRGLFLVAQLTERWGTRYTPDGKTIWTEQPLPLPRP, from the coding sequence GTGATCCCGTTGTCCGTCGCCTGGGACGACATCGGCGGTCTCGTCGATGCCCATGAGCGCTTCCTCGCGGGTGCGCGTGTCGACTCCGATGTCCGGGATCCGGTGCTCGACTCCTGGAAGCGGTGCCGTTCCGCAGGGCTCGAACCGCACCGGCTGCTGATCCCCTACGCGCCCGACCTCGCCATGGAGGACCCCTTCCTGCGCGCCGCCGACCCGGTGCTCAGACAGCTCACCGCCTCCCTCGCCAAGGTGAGCATGACCGTCGTGCTCTGCGACAGCCAGGCCCGCATGGTCCAGCGGCACGGCGGCGACCGGGAGCTCCTCGCCCGCCTCGACGAGGTGAACTTCGCCCCCGGCTTCTGCGCCTCCGAGGCGGCCGCGGGCACCAACGGCGTCGGCACCGCCCTCACCGAGCGCCAGCCCGTCTACGTCCTCGGCCGCGAACACTTCGCCGACTGCCTGTCCCCCTTCGCCTGCGCCGGCGCCCCCGTCCGCAACCCGCTGAGCGGCCGTGTCGAGGCCGTCCTCGACCTCACCTGCCTGCGCGACGACGGCGACCCCACCATGCTGCGGCTCGTCCGCGAGGCCGCCCACGACATCGAGGCCGGGCTCCTGGAACAGGCCACGGAACGGGAACGGGCACTGCTCGCCGCGTACCGCCGAGCCGCGGCCGGCGCCGACAACTGGCCCAGCCAGCCCGAGCACCCGCCCTGGGCGCATGGCCACGACGGTCAGTACGGCGAGACCCTCGGCCGTGTCGACCTGGCCGTCCTCCGCGAGAAGGCCGAGGAACTCATCGCCTCACCCCACCGCACCCTCGACGAGGTCACCCTCTCCGACGGCCGCGTCGCCACCCTCCTGCGCCGCCCGATCATGGGCGCGGCGGGCGAGACCGGCGTCGTCGTCGAGGCCCGCGTCCTGGGCGGCCCCCACCTGCGCCACGTGGAACCGACAACGCCGTCCACACCACTGACTCCACCGCCGCCCGTGACACCGGCAGGGCAACCGCCGACGACTCCGACAGCCGCCTCCCCCGCCCCCTTCACCACCACCCCACCCCCGACCGTCGTCCTCCGCACCCTCGTACCCCCATCCCCGCACCCACCGACGCACCCCCCACTACTCCGGCCCATCCCGTACGGAACCGACGGCACCGACGGAACAGACGGCACCGACAGAACCGACAGAACCGACGGTGCCGCCGCTCCCGCCCCACCCCCCGACTCCGCCGCCGACGCCTGGCTCCTCCTCATCGGCGAACCCGGCGTCGGTCGCCTCGCCGTACTCGCCCGCCGCCGCCTGGAACTGCTGCACGACGCCGGAGTCCGCATCGGCACGACCCTGGACGTCACCCGTACCGCCGAGGAACTCGCGGAGGTGACCGTCCCGAGGTTCGCCGACTTCGCGGCGGTGGATCTGCCGGACTCGGTCCTGCTGGGCGACGAACCGGAACCGCTCGGCGCGGGTATGTCGCTGCGCCGGGTCGCGCTGTGCGCCGTACACGAGGAGTCGCATCTGTACGAGGTGGGGGACCCGGTGCGGTACGTCCCCTCCACACCGCAGGCCCGCAGCTGGGAGACCGGGCGGTCGGTGCTCGAACCGGTGCTGGCCGAGGCGGGCGGCTGGCTCGCCCAGGACCCGGCCCGGCTCGAACAGGCCCTCGCGGCGGGCATCCACTCCCTGATCACGGTGCCGCTGCGGGCGCGCGGCGCGACCCTCGGCGTCGTCAGTTTCTACCGCTCCGAGCAGCCCGCCCCGTTCGAGGACGACGACCTCTCGTTGGCCCAGGAACTGGTCGGCCGCGCGGCCATCTGCATCGACAACGCCCGCCGCTACACCCGAGAGCACAACACCGCCCTCGCCCTGCAACGCAGCCTGCTGCCGCGCGGCCGGTCCGAGCAGAGCGCGGTCGAGGTCGCCTACCGCTACCTCCCCGCGCAGGCGGGCGTCGGCGGCGACTGGTTCGACGTCATCCCGCTCTCCGGCGCCCGGGTCGCGCTGGTCGTCGGCGATGTCGTGGGCCATGGTCTGCACGCCGCCGCGACCATGGGCCGGCTGCGCACCGCCGTACACAACTTCTGCGCGCTCGACCTGCCCCCGGACGAGCTGCTCACCCACCTCGACGACCTGGTCGGCCGCCTCGACCGGGGCGAGGGCTGGGCGGTGGAGAACACCCACCAGGACTCCGGCATCATCGGCGCGACCTGCCTGTACGCCGTCTACGACCCGGTGTCACGGCGCTGCACCCTCGCCCGCGCCGGGCACCCGCTGCCCGCCGTCGTAGGCCCGGACGGAATGGTGGACTTCGTCGATCTGCCCTCGGGACCGCCACTGGGCCTCGGCGGCATGCCCTTCGAGACCGCCGAACTCGAACTGGCCGAGGGCAGCCAGCTGATCCTCTACACGGACGGCCTGGTCGAGGACCGGCACCGGGACATCGACACCGGCCTGGACCAACTCCGTACCGTCCTGGCCCGGGCCGACCGCACCCCCGAGGACACCTGCGAGGCGGTCCTCGACGCCCTGCTCCCGGCCCGGCCGAGCGACGACGTGGCTCTCCTCGTCGCCCGTACGCACGCCCTGGGCCCGGAACGCGTCGCCCAGTTCGAGCTGCCGAGCGACCCGGCGGTCGTCTCCCGCGCCCGCGTGGCCGTCACCGGGCAACTGGCCGCCTGGGGCCTGGACGAACTGGCCTTCACCACCGAGCTGGTGGCCAGCGAACTCGTCACCAACGCCATCCGCCACGCCACCGGCCCGGTCCAGCTCCGCCTCCTCCGCGACCGCGCCCTGATCTGCGAGGTCTACGACGGCAGCGGCACATCACCCCGCCTCCGCCGCGCCCGCACCGAGGACGAGGACGGCCGCGGCCTCTTCCTCGTGGCCCAGCTCACCGAACGCTGGGGCACCCGCTACACCCCCGACGGCAAGACCATCTGGACCGAGCAGCCTCTGCCTCTGCCTCGGCCCTGA
- a CDS encoding DUF6083 domain-containing protein, with product MGAIEDRDWRMCHRCGEAGPGVRDRGRIDLMARLCEVCWNVFANEMAEADGATAGPRAESDPDDMSWIEPPTCSECGAAIRLYPTNYDRWVSLATVELPAKDVPERFRWRLTKLPGRSRIATDVVAVRVRGVDPLPSDPVVPAHRMMCVPDWGEP from the coding sequence ATGGGGGCAATAGAGGATCGTGACTGGCGCATGTGCCATCGCTGCGGGGAGGCAGGCCCCGGCGTGCGCGACCGTGGGCGGATCGACCTCATGGCGAGACTCTGCGAGGTCTGCTGGAACGTCTTCGCCAATGAGATGGCCGAAGCTGACGGGGCCACAGCCGGGCCGAGGGCGGAGTCCGATCCCGATGACATGTCTTGGATCGAGCCGCCAACGTGTAGCGAGTGCGGGGCGGCCATCCGCCTGTACCCGACCAACTACGACCGTTGGGTCAGCCTCGCCACCGTTGAACTCCCCGCCAAGGACGTCCCAGAGCGCTTCCGTTGGCGACTGACGAAGCTCCCGGGCCGATCACGTATCGCCACGGATGTCGTGGCTGTACGGGTCCGTGGAGTCGATCCGCTGCCCAGTGATCCCGTGGTGCCGGCTCACCGCATGATGTGCGTGCCCGACTGGGGTGAGCCGTAG